From Methanothermobacter tenebrarum:
AATTCTTCTATGATAGAGATCTTGAAAAAGCCGAGAACCTATCATCTATAGTAGATGGGATCGCGGTTTTAAAAGTAGAGGATATGTTAGACAAGGTCGATCTTGTAATAGAAGCCGCATCCCCCGAGGCCGTGGCCGAGATCGTCCCCGATATCCTCAAAGCAGGAAAAGACGTTCTTATAATGAGTGTAGGGGCTCTAATGGATAAAGAGCTCCGTTCAAAGATCGAAAATTTAGCCTCAAAGAATAACGCGAATGTTTACATCCCCTCAGGTGCTATAGTAGGCTTGGATGGTATAAAAGCAGCCTCTATAGGTAAGATCACCTCTGTTAAATTAGTCACAAGGAAGCCTCCACGTTCACTGGGCATATCCACCGATGAAAAAAAAGTACTATATAAGGGTAATGCTTCGGAAGCTGTTAAAAAATTCCCCCTTAACATAAACGTAGCAGCCACACTCAGCATAGCATGTAACATGGACGTGGAAGTCGAGATTATAGTGGATCCTCAAGTAGACCGGAATTTGCATGAAATCACTGTTAAAGGAGACTTTGGAGAATTAAAAACCATCGCAAAGAATATCAGATGCTCACTCAACCCCAAAACGAGCGTACTAGCAGCCTATTCCGCTATCAAACTCCTCAAGAGTTTAAGCGAGAACTTCAAGGTCGGCACATGAAAGAATGCGAAATCTACTCCAATATTAAGCCCCCATGTGGCTGCAAGGTAGTTGCAAGGCTTGATGGAAGAGGATTCCATAGACTAACCAGAGAATTAGACTTCAAGAGGCCATATGATCCCTTTTTTGCAGATTGCATGGTTGAAACTTCAATTAACCTCATGAAAGAGTTTAGTCCGATTTTCATTTACACATTCTCTGATGAGATCAACATACTATTTGAGGAGTTACCATTCAATGGCCGCATCGAGAAACTCGATTCTGTACTCGCAAGTTTCACAGGAACATCATTTATACTCTGCCTCCTTAAAAAATTCAAAAGGGATAACATTAGAAAGCCTATATCATTTGATAGTCGCATCATCCCCCTAGGTGACCATCTACTAGTAGAATATTTCAAGGCAAGACAAGACGAGGCATGGCGAAACTGTCTTAACAGTTATGCCTATTGGACTTTAAGAGAAACCATGGACAAGAAGACAGCCACGGAAAAACTTAAAGGTTTAAAATCAGGTGACATCCACGAACTCCTCTTTGAGAGGGGTGTGAACCTTGCGAAGGTCCCCACTTGGCATAGGAGAGGTATTGGAGTATACAAGCGAATTGTTACTATAAAGGGCTATGATCCCAGATACA
This genomic window contains:
- a CDS encoding aspartate dehydrogenase — encoded protein: MIVGIVGCGAIANIITSYILEEDSNIQLKFFYDRDLEKAENLSSIVDGIAVLKVEDMLDKVDLVIEAASPEAVAEIVPDILKAGKDVLIMSVGALMDKELRSKIENLASKNNANVYIPSGAIVGLDGIKAASIGKITSVKLVTRKPPRSLGISTDEKKVLYKGNASEAVKKFPLNINVAATLSIACNMDVEVEIIVDPQVDRNLHEITVKGDFGELKTIAKNIRCSLNPKTSVLAAYSAIKLLKSLSENFKVGT
- a CDS encoding tRNA(His) guanylyltransferase Thg1 family protein; translation: MKECEIYSNIKPPCGCKVVARLDGRGFHRLTRELDFKRPYDPFFADCMVETSINLMKEFSPIFIYTFSDEINILFEELPFNGRIEKLDSVLASFTGTSFILCLLKKFKRDNIRKPISFDSRIIPLGDHLLVEYFKARQDEAWRNCLNSYAYWTLRETMDKKTATEKLKGLKSGDIHELLFERGVNLAKVPTWHRRGIGVYKRIVTIKGYDPRYKKEVKSERKRIVVDKKLPIFNEDFFKTIEGIK